From the Leguminivora glycinivorella isolate SPB_JAAS2020 chromosome 15, LegGlyc_1.1, whole genome shotgun sequence genome, one window contains:
- the LOC125234117 gene encoding uncharacterized protein LOC125234117 has translation MSNLSAMSLADLVAGRGYVKAKISRTCNSVKITDSNEMLLNQKTRLLEAFKEYEDYNINILKLESNDTEPIEEYENKYLNALTIIDEEINRRNAHSPSTRPEQVVKLHQPIKLPPIDIPCFSDAYTARAYHMERDAGTDPTMEGFLDYLERRALALENAEPGTSGQPRYLPANKTVLIATEKTLQCDLCIDTNGSSIPAIESPAGDWQRTGEECSSIAV, from the exons ATGAGTAATTTGAGTGCAATGTCGCTGGCGGACCTTGTGGCCGGGAGGGGCTACGTTAAGGCCAAAATTTCAAGAACTTGTAACTCAGTGAAGATAACTGATTCAAATGAGATGTTACTAAATCAAAAAACTAGATTATTAGAAGCATTCAAAGAATATGAAGATTACAACATAAACATACTAAAGTTAGAATCTAATGACACTGAACCTATTGAggaatatgaaaataaatacttaaatgcaTTAACAATTATTGACGAAGAAATCAACAGACGCAATGCCCACTCTCCCTCCACGAGGCCCGAACAGGTGGTAAAATTGCACCAGCCTATCAAGTTACCACCCATAGACATACCTTGCTTTAGTG ATGCCTACACAGCCAGAGCATATCACATGGAGCGGGACGCTGGCACAGACCCAACAATGGAAGGCTTCCTTGACTACCTAGAGAGGCGTGCACTGGCCTTAGAAAATGCTGAACCAGGGACATCGGGACAACCTCGCTACTTGCCTGCTAATAAGACTGTACTAATAGCAACTGAAAAAACGCTGCAGTGTGATTTAT GCATTGATACTAACGGGTCCAGCATACCAGCCATCGAGTCACCAGCAGGCGACTGGCAGCGAACAGGGGAAGAATGCAGCTCGATCGCAGTTTGA